The Agrococcus sp. SGAir0287 DNA window GATGGGCAGACCGGCTGGTCCGAGATGCTCGCGTCCGGCGCGACGCTCGAGGCCGCACCGTTCCAGCTCGCCGCGGACTACCCGCAGTGGAAGGACCAGTACGCGACGCCCGCCTTCCAGGAGTACCTCGCGGGCACGATCTCGCTCGACGAGCTGCAGCAGCGGCTGACCGACGGCTGGGATCAGGTCGGGTCCTGACGGACGCCGGACCGCGCACGACACGACAGGACAGGAGCGAGGACGCAGTGGCACGATCGATTGAGGACGCCGCGACCGGCGCGCTCGCCGGCTCGGCGGTGGGCGACGCGCTCGGCGGCGCCGCCGAGGGCAACCCGCCCGCCGTGATCCAGGAGCGCTACGGCGGGACGATCGAGGGGATCGTGCCCCCGTTCCACGCGGACTGGCGCACGGCACGGCCCATCGCGCCGTACCACAAGGGCGACGGGCACGTCACCGACGACACCCTCATGACGGGACTGCTCGTCGACGTCTACGCCGAGGTGCGCAGGCATCTCACGGCGCACGACGTCGCCGAGCATCTCGTGCCGCGCATGATCCGCGAGGTCCGGTGGATCCCGGAGCTCGAGGCCGAGGCGCTGCCCCTGCAGCGCGTGTTCCTCGCGGAGAAGTGGCTCGTCGCGCGCCTGCACTACGGGCACGTCGACCCGCGCGAGGCCGGCGTCGGCAACGTCGTGAACTGCGGCGCGACGATGTACGTCGCACCGATCGGTCTCGTGAACGCGGGAGACCCCGCGGGCGCCTACGCCGAGGCGATCGACGTCGCCGGCGCGCATCAGTCGAGCTACGGCCGCGAGGCCGCGGGGGTCTTCGCCGCGGCGGTCGCGGCCGCGGCTGCGCCGGACGCGACGGTCGCGAGCGTCGTCGACGCGTCCCTCGCGCTCGCGAAGGACGGCACGCGCGCCGCCATCGAGGCCGTCGTCGAGGCGGCGTCGTCGCTGGACGGCTGGCGCGGCGACGGGCTCGCGGCGCTGCGCGACGCCGTGCGACCGTTCGACACGGTGGGGGACCACTACCGGCAGCCCGCGATGGATGCGCGGCTGCCGAGCCGCACCAAGGCCATCGAGGAGCTGCCGATCGCCTTCGGCATGCTCGTCGCGTGCGGCGGGGACTACCGCGAGGCGGTGCTGGGCGCCGTGAACTACGGGCGCGACTCCGACTCGATCGCCGTCATGGCGGGGGCCGTCGCCGGCGCGCTCGGCGGGGAGGCGGCGGTGCCTGCCGAGTGGATCGACGAGGTCGGCGCCGCGTCGCGACTCGACCTGCGCGCGCCGGGTGGCGTCGTCGCCGCCGTCGCACGCGAGGTGCTCGCGAGCGACGAGGCGCGGCTCGCCGCGCGCCGGTCGGTGGCCGAGCGACTCGGGATCGCCGCCTGATGCTGCGGCTGACCTGGACGCAGCCGGAGGACCTCGCCGCCCACGCGCTCGCCGCCGCGCGCCTCGACGGCGTCGACGTCGCCGATCTCGAGGCCGAGCTCGTCGCAGCGGGCGGATCGCTCGACGCGCCCGCATCCGGCGCGACGCCGACGCGAGCCTCGGATGCGCTGCGCGCGGTCGCGACGCGGGTCACGGCGGCGGCGTGCGCGCGACCGAGGCCGCGCGCGCTGCTCGAGGCCGAGCCCGACGAGTGGTCGGCCATGGCCGTCGCACCGCCATCCGTGCCCGTCGCGCCGGGGCTCGACGATCGCCTGCGCGGCGCGTGGCTCGGTCGCGCGATCGGCTGCCTCGTCGGCAAGCCCGTCGAGAAGATCCCGCGCGCAGGCATCCGCGCCATCGCGGAGGCCACGGGGCGATGGCCCGTGCGCGGCTACTTCACCGAGCGGGGGCTGCCCGACGCGGTCGCGGCCGCATGGCCCTGGAACCGCCGCTCACGGCCGACGAGCCTCGACGGCGTCATCGACGGCATGCCCGAGGACGACGATCTCAACTTCGCCGTCCTCGCCCTCGTCGCGCAGGAGCGGCACGGCGACGCGCTCACGACGGACGACGTCGCGCGGCTCTGGCTCGAGCACCTGCCGGCGGGCCGAATCTTCACGGCCGAGCGCATCGCGCTGCGCAACCTCCTCGCCGGCGACGAGCCCGACGTGGCGGCGGAGGCGGGCAATCCCTTCGTCGACTGGATCGGGGCACTCATCCGCGCCGACGCCTACGGCTGGGCGCATCCGGGCGACGCCGCACGCGCCGCACGGCTCGCCGTCGCCGACGCGCGCCTCACGCATCGCCGCGCGGGCGTGCACGGCGCCGCCTGCATGGCCGGTGCCGCGGCGGCCGCCGTCGCAGGCGCCGCACCCCCGGAGGCGATCGAGGCGGGGCTCGCCTGCGTGCCGAGCGGCTCGCGCCTGGCGGAGGCCGTGCGGCTCGGCCGCGACCTCGCCGCCTCCGACCTCGACGACGAGGCCGCGCTCGACGTGCTGCACGAGCGCTACGGCGCCCTGCACTGGGTGCACGTGCTGCACAACGCGGCCGTGATCGCCCTCGCGGCCATCCGGGGGGCTGACGACCTCGGCCATGCCGTCGGCCTCGCCGTCTCGGCGGGCTGGGACACCGACTCCGCAGGCGCGACCGTCGGCGGGCTCGTGGCCGCCCAGGGCACCGCGGCGATCCCGGCGCACCTCGCGGCTCCCATCCGCGGGATCTACCGCACGACCCTCGCAGGCTTCGACGGCGTGGCCTTCGACGCGCTCGCAGCACGGACGCTCGCCCTCGCACCGGTGCGCGCATGAGCGCCCACGACCCGGACGAGGCGGCGACGAACACGCTCGACCCGCTCGTGCCCCGGCTCATCGACCGCCCGACCCTCGTCCCGCCGGACAGCGGGCTCGACGCCGCCGCGTTCGACGTCGCGAAGATCCTCGCCGCGCCCGACGATCCGGACGCCTGGCCGGCCTGGCGGGCCGCGATCGCGCACCTCGCCGAGGATGCGCGCGCACGGCTCGCCCACGACGACGCCGCCTACGACGCGGTGCCGTGGGCGTCGCGCTGCCGCGTCGCCGCGCAGATCTGGCTGTGGGACGAGCGCCTCTACGACTGGCGCGAGCGCCGCTTCACCCCCGACCGCCTGCTCGCCGCCTACGCCGACGTCGGCGGGCTCGACGGGCTCGTCCTGTGGCACGCGTACCCGTGCATCGGCATCGACGATCGCAACCAGTTCGACTGGTACCGCGACGCGCCCGGGCTCGCCGAGCTCGTCGCCGAGCTCCGCGGGCGCGGCGTGCGCGTGTTCGTCGACTACAACCCGTGGGACACGGGCACGCGTCGGGAGAAGGACGCCGACGGCCGCACCCGCTCGGACGGGGAGGCGCTGCGCCGCCTCGCCGACGCGCTCGGCGTCGACGGCGTCTTCCTCGACACCCTCAAGCACGCCGACGAGGACTTCCTGCGCTGGATGGGCGGCGATCGCCCGCTCGCGCTCGAGGGCGAGTCTCGCGCGCCGACCGAGCGCCTGCGCGACCACGTCCTGTCCTGGGCGCAGTGGTTCGCAGACTCGACCGCGCCCGGCGTCATGCGCGCCCGCCTCGTCGAGCGCCGCCACATGCTGCACTCGGTGCGCCGCTGGAACCGCGACCACCACGAGGAGCTGCAGTCGAGCTGGATGAACGGCGTCGGCGTGCTCGTGTGGGACGCGGTCTTCGGCGTGTGGGTGGGCTGGAACGCCCGCGATCGCTCCACGCTGCGCCGCATGGCGCGCGTGCAGCGGGCGGCGCACGACCTGCTCGAGGCCGGCGCGTGGACGCCGCTCGGAGGTGCGACGGCGGCCGCCGCGGCCGACGGGGTCTACGGCTCGACGTTCCGGCTCGACGGCACGACGCTCGTGACGCTCGTGAACCGCGTCGACGTCGACCGCGAGGGCCCGTACCTGCCGGCGTCGTCGGGCAGCGCGTGGGACGTCACCGCAGGCGCCGCCGTGGTCGACGGCGTCGTGCGGATCCCCGCGCACGGCATCGCGGGCGTCGTCGTCGTGGAGGGGGAGGAGCCCGCCTGGCTCGCAGCGCTCGTCGCCGAGGCCGACG harbors:
- a CDS encoding ADP-ribosylglycohydrolase family protein, whose protein sequence is MARSIEDAATGALAGSAVGDALGGAAEGNPPAVIQERYGGTIEGIVPPFHADWRTARPIAPYHKGDGHVTDDTLMTGLLVDVYAEVRRHLTAHDVAEHLVPRMIREVRWIPELEAEALPLQRVFLAEKWLVARLHYGHVDPREAGVGNVVNCGATMYVAPIGLVNAGDPAGAYAEAIDVAGAHQSSYGREAAGVFAAAVAAAAAPDATVASVVDASLALAKDGTRAAIEAVVEAASSLDGWRGDGLAALRDAVRPFDTVGDHYRQPAMDARLPSRTKAIEELPIAFGMLVACGGDYREAVLGAVNYGRDSDSIAVMAGAVAGALGGEAAVPAEWIDEVGAASRLDLRAPGGVVAAVAREVLASDEARLAARRSVAERLGIAA
- a CDS encoding ADP-ribosylglycohydrolase family protein translates to MLRLTWTQPEDLAAHALAAARLDGVDVADLEAELVAAGGSLDAPASGATPTRASDALRAVATRVTAAACARPRPRALLEAEPDEWSAMAVAPPSVPVAPGLDDRLRGAWLGRAIGCLVGKPVEKIPRAGIRAIAEATGRWPVRGYFTERGLPDAVAAAWPWNRRSRPTSLDGVIDGMPEDDDLNFAVLALVAQERHGDALTTDDVARLWLEHLPAGRIFTAERIALRNLLAGDEPDVAAEAGNPFVDWIGALIRADAYGWAHPGDAARAARLAVADARLTHRRAGVHGAACMAGAAAAAVAGAAPPEAIEAGLACVPSGSRLAEAVRLGRDLAASDLDDEAALDVLHERYGALHWVHVLHNAAVIALAAIRGADDLGHAVGLAVSAGWDTDSAGATVGGLVAAQGTAAIPAHLAAPIRGIYRTTLAGFDGVAFDALAARTLALAPVRA
- a CDS encoding SUMF1/EgtB/PvdO family nonheme iron enzyme translates to MSAHDPDEAATNTLDPLVPRLIDRPTLVPPDSGLDAAAFDVAKILAAPDDPDAWPAWRAAIAHLAEDARARLAHDDAAYDAVPWASRCRVAAQIWLWDERLYDWRERRFTPDRLLAAYADVGGLDGLVLWHAYPCIGIDDRNQFDWYRDAPGLAELVAELRGRGVRVFVDYNPWDTGTRREKDADGRTRSDGEALRRLADALGVDGVFLDTLKHADEDFLRWMGGDRPLALEGESRAPTERLRDHVLSWAQWFADSTAPGVMRARLVERRHMLHSVRRWNRDHHEELQSSWMNGVGVLVWDAVFGVWVGWNARDRSTLRRMARVQRAAHDLLEAGAWTPLGGATAAAAADGVYGSTFRLDGTTLVTLVNRVDVDREGPYLPASSGSAWDVTAGAAVVDGVVRIPAHGIAGVVVVEGEEPAWLAALVAEADADRHDPDASFPAREARLVPHAASTGAPPADAIRIAPGTRTHMIEWRRRETGLEGEAPYVEEWKPLPPRLHDVQRLERTVTLGSVAVAARPVTVGELAAWRGEPASADADAAATRVDLDEARAFARDRGARLPTDAEWREAAADPAFERPAPTPWEWTETERSDGITRRVLLVGGSARAVEGSDWYADGGPQPPERVLAWLRTGLDRSDAIGLRLAWDLHAADREERA